Part of the Denticeps clupeoides chromosome 3, fDenClu1.1, whole genome shotgun sequence genome, TTTTTGGCAGAATAGGCGGATCGTTTTTAATTAGGCCTTTCTCGCAGCCGGCCCACGTCAGCGTTTTAATTAAAATCGGACTCGGGGCCGGACAGACAATACGAGCGGGATTAGCCTAGCCTAGCGTCCTGCCACACCTGAGCAGGTGCAAGTAACATTTATATTAGTTTTCAGTTTGGGGAGCAAAGTGCTAAAAATGAAACTTTTAAAAAGACTTAATTAATGCAcaaatttaacattttcattaaaaaaacagaaaaaactaaattgGCTGCAAAACATTAGGCTTTTTATGATGAAATGGCGCCTACTGGTGGTAAAGATTAACTGTTCGTTTTGTAATAACTGATGAAAAGTTGAATaaattttctgtttctgtttaaacacacaaatatacatcaTGTGAAATTCACCACCACGTGACGTCTTTTATTGCATTACAAAATATGAAACAGAATAATACATATACATTCAAAACCAATAAACAGCAATACTTTGTTGCCAACAGCACATTAGCATGTGGGGCATAACACTTTTCCTGACTTTACAATTTTCACAACATCTCATGTAACATAAAATACGTGTGTACACAGAGTAACCCACCCcgcccgacacacacacacacacacacacacacacacctctttccACATTGCtgaggaaatgtaaaaaataaattagaagCTCCTCGTTTGTGGACCTACACATACCCTCTGATCACACACAAGCTTTTTGAAATGCTTTTGACTCGCAATTAAGACAAACAATACCATACTGAAATTAAGACCCTCTACATTTACTAAAATTTCCAAAACTTTAAAGATAGTACAACTTTTGAAAATCAACAGCTCTATTAAAACCAGTgtctgtacaaaataaaaaattacaaatataaatgCAGGGAAAAACTCCCCCTACTCATTAAGACTCtaaataaaaagcatatttttttGTCCGTCTTCCTCCAGAGAAGCAGATTAATAAATATTTGCTCAATAATAACAGTTCTTCTTATGACTGCAGATAACGTGTCCTCCACCAACAAGCTTTCATTGTTACAATGGTATGCCCTGTGGCTTCACTCTATTTGAAGGCCTCTGGGATGTGGCTCATCTGTAGGTTAGTTGGTGGACTCAATATCCCCTCTGACCAATCAGATACATTGGAATGTGGAGAGGAACTTGACCATTGATCAGGGGAACCAGGCGATGGCGTAAGGAAGGGATGGTCTGGCACTGGTTGCATGTGATGCTGTTGCATGTTCTCAATGGCACTGGAGTAGCTGTGCTGAGAGGGTGGTGTTAAGaactgtgtgggtgtggccatgAGTTGAGCATCATGTGAAAAGATGGTTTGAATGGCGGTGGGGACGGTACTTGTTAGCATTATCCCAGCGGTATCTCCACCCAAGAACTTGTGCTGTGCACTGTCGACAACACCACTGCTAGAGCTCTGGTGAGGTAAAATTGGGCGTGGCTGTTGTGTGAGGCTCTGACTGCCTGGCACATGACTGTTTTGTAAAGGAGGAAAACCAATCACCTGAGGAATCCGGTTAGCAAATCCTGCCTGCTGCAACTGGGTCAGCCAATCGCATGGCCCTGTGGACTGAACTCCACCCACTCCAACCACAGGCAAATGGGAGAGACGTGGAGGAGTGGAGTCAAAGGGATGATGGGCATCAGCTACACCTTGGAGGTGATTTAGAGCGATAGATGGGGACAGTTGGTAGGGTGATGTTATCATGGGCGGGGAGTAGGGATGTGGAGACTCTGACTGGCTTGGGGACACAGCCATGCTTGCCGCTTCCTGTCCACTCCGCTTCTTCTTGGCTGCACCCTCCTTACCACCTGAGCGGTGTGGTTTCCTGATTGGAGGAGACGTAGGCCCAGAGGCGTGCTCCTGGAGGAGGCGCGTAATGTCGTGGTGCATGCGTTCCTGGGCTACATCACACGGATGGCGATCCAGGTGATCAGCAAGGTCACGGTCTGCACCGTGTTCCAACAACACGCGCGCCACCTCGAAGCTGCCCTCGCGTGCTGCCAGAAACAGAGGAGTCTCCTCCTGTTCAGAAAAATGAGAATTAAAGTGAGTGTAAATGTCCTATACAGTCACAACTTTTCATTTCCTTCACAGAAAGAGGGGCTAAAGGAGAATCCATATATTTTATTACCTATACATGTATAATTTGATTATTACAGATTATTAATATCTAATAGTTTACTTTATAGAATTTCAACACACATACCTTATTGTTCTGTAGGTCTTTATTGGCACCGTTCTTCAGCAGAGCAACAGCAGCCTCCACATTATTAACTGCTGCTGCCCAGTGCAGAGCAGACTTACCTAAAACGGAAAGAAGGGGGAGAAGGGCGAAGCACAGGGAAGACAGTTCAGACTCAGATCATTTAACTGGTGGATGAAAGCATCTGGATGTATATGGCAAGCGTACTTACCAGTGTTGTCGGTTGCATTGGTGTTAGCATGGCAGTGCAGTAGCTCCTCCACCATGCCTTCCACAGCCAATCGAGCAGCCAGGATGAGAGGTGTGGTCCCATCATTCATGCGGGCATCCAAGTCTGTTGCACGGTTGCGGAGCAAAATCTGCACGGAACAGCACAATTCAAAGAACTGTCTCATAAAAACATTAGTCATTATGTAAATTGAGTTAATAGAGTATGCATGTGTATCTTACACAATTGATTCACAGAAATGGGGATTAAGATTCTCAGAAAACACCGGTTAAGATAGAGACCTTAGACTTTGTTTAAAAGAATGGTTAAAAGGCAGGAAAGGATTCCAACTTCAGATTGTAGAGTATATTTCTGTCAATTGTATAAGAGTTTTTGCTCTTGCAGGTGTAATTTGGGAGAATCACTTTTTCGGCAGTtagttatgttacagccttttcccaaaattgtatataaatatttttttttcctcagaattctacacacaacaccccataatgacaatgtgaatgtaaatgtgcataaGTATTCACTTAGGACTTAGTCATGGaagtgaccaagaacccgacgGTCAATCTAAGCACAggcgcttcccatccaacctgatggagcaaAGAGAAATGGCCTATGTGCCAATATTGCCAATCACATTCAAAAAGACtttgtttttataaattaatggggtgttgtgtgtagaattcatgaggctgtaacataacaaaatttgGAAAAAGTTTGAATACAGAATACGTTTTGAATATGGAATGATTAAGGCTGCActgtatatgtacatacatttgtgtccacaagtatgtgtgtgtttacctgaaACACTCCAAGAGCATCAGCAGCAATTGCGGTGTGAAGTGGAGTGCGACCTGTATGGTCGGGCACGTTGGCATCAGCACGGGACTCCAGTAGCCGTTTGGCAGCATCGGCACGGGCGTAGCGAGCTGCCAAGTGCAGTGCCGTTTCACCTGTTCGCTCTGTTTGATTATGCAAATCTGCCCCGCTATGCAAGAAATCAGTGATAACATCAGATGTTGGCTCCTCCCCTTCTGGTTCAATTTGCTCCACTTCTACACCTCCTCCACTGCAAGACGCGATCATCAGAGGGGTGAAGCCATCTGAGAGGTGGAatgggagaaagaaagagcGAGATGTCAGAAAAGCATGTCCTTCACTTGTCTTCTGTAAAGGACAAACATTTCTACAATAGCCACACGCATACCTGGCCCACGGGCATTAATGTCTATGCAGTCATTGTCCATTTCAATCTGAGGAGGGGTGGGTGCCATGGACATTGTGCGCAGATCAGCTGCGTCCAGGTGCTGTTGTGTCCActgaaaatgcataaaaaagaaaataaaatcagatatttttattttttagctgcTAATTACCAATAAATCATAGATTTCAGGGACAAATACGCATATCATAATACTCACCCTGTAGCGTTTGTCCTCCTCGCACCATTCATTGAGTTGTTCATCCATCAAAGAGCTGTCAGAGTTCTTCAGAGGTCTGAGAAGAGCACAGACAAGAGTTAAACCTCCAGGCAAACTTAACCAAACagtacacataaatacacactaaCACATGCAGTAGTGTTATACATAACTACAATGAAGCACATACACAATAAGCAACAGGCACACACCTGAGCCCCACAGAATCCTCTCCCACCGGCTCTCTCCGGGCCTTTTTCTGCTCCGTCGCTTTAAAGCCCTCCGGAAACCACAGCTGTCCATGAGCTCTCTTCCGTTTACGTGACAACACCACACCCACTGCTGCCAAAGCCAGTACAGCCAATCCCAGCAGGGCGAGAAAGAGTGGATACATCTCTTTCGAACGAGGGGCATCGgcttcacctacacacacacacacaaataatggaTATTTATAATTACATGATAGAATGCAACCTAGTGGTCAACAAAGCCAGTTGTCAAAAATAAagtaacaattaaaaaaaaaaatctttcaaatgtatttttctacTATTGTGGACCAGACAGTGAAACATTCAGACAGCGAAACATGCATAAGCCACTTGTGTACTTACTGGTAACAGCCTCAATGATATATGGAACGTTGAGGTTGCCACTGGACGCCAGAGCACCCAGGAAAGCCGCCACATCTTCAGCACTATGGAAACAGTCTCCAGACTGCTGATAACACACACGATTGTCAATTTCCAGGTAAACTATTGACCtgtaaacaaaaacaacacaaacagtgatcaatctgcacacacacacaaatatacactcCACTACGTACTTAACATACGATACAAAGActacaaaaaaaactcaccctTTGATCTCCATAGGGTCCAGTTCTCGGCGCGTGCGTGGCCTGACGAGCGATAGCAGGCTCCTGCGGACGCGTTCCAgtaggtgagtgtgtgcatttgaGTGCGCGCTCAGCTCCTGCTCTGTGCCATAATACGGGAAAATCAGTGGTTCTCCACTGGCGTCTCGACGGAACACGATGTTGGTTCGTAGCACGCGGCTGAGCTCCCGCAGGAATGTGGAGCTGTGGTTTCGGAGCTGCTGGGGCGGCAGATGGACCACGAGCACCAGGACCCCCACTGCCGGACGAGACGGAACCTCGCCGGCACAATCCAACCCATCCCACTCACAGCCAGCACTGTTACAGCCTTCGTCACAGGAGCCGTCTCCATAATGATCACTGCAGTACTGATCATACTGAGGGCTGCGGAGACAGACGGAGTGAAGTGTGAGACATGTATTCTAATGCTTGTGGTATGCTTATGCTTACACGTGTGTGCATTTATTAGGCTTGTGTGTAGGATTCTTCATGGGCATGTGTTGTGTGGGAGTGTACACTATTTTGAAGGATCGCTGTCACTCACTTGCACTGCCCCTCCTCATGTTGGCAGTCGAAGCCATCATATAAGCAAGGAGCATTGGCACACTGTGTGTCACACACTCCGTTGTTGAAGTAGCGCCAGCACTGCAGTGCAGACACGCATGCATGCCAGGGGTCCTCAAAGTTCAGAGAGCAGTCGCCGCCATCCCAGCCGCAGGCGTGTGTGTTGCATGGCCAGTCACAAAGACCGTTCCCGCCACGGCCCTTGCATTCTGCCAGCTCACATGACGGCTCCTCTCCAGGTGGAGGGGTAATGTCCCGACCGAGTCCGCCCCTGAAGGCATGGTCCAGGATGTGACATCGCAAGCCGTTGAAGCGGTCAGGGCATACACACTCGTATTGTGTGGCATCTGATGAAGGCTGGCAGGTGCCGCCATTATAACAGGGGTTAGGGTGACACGGGGAGCGTGAATAAGTACGACTTATGGCCGTTTGGCACTCGCGGCCACCGAAACCTGGTGGACAAACACAGCGAGGGCCAGAggactcccacacacacacgccaccattcacacacccacatacacttGAGCCGTGTTCACAGGAAAATCCAGAGAATCCCTGAAAGGGAGAACATACAGTCAGTATTTGCTGATCACTTTTGTTAACAACGGACTCACAGATCAAGGGTATTTTTAGCAGAAAActgtaaattaatgaataacTCGCATTTTAATGTGTACATGAATCCAGGCATTCAAAGTGTgcatgtttggtgtgtttggctgtgtgtaCGTGTACTCACCTGTGGACAGGTACAGATGTAATTTTTAGGAGTGTTGCTGGCCACAGAACAGGTTCCCCCATTTTTGCAGGGCTGTGACAGACAACCATCCAGCACTGACTCACAATGTTGGCCTACAAACAACAACTTTCATTAATACCTTCTTTTATGATGTAATTGTGTATACATGTTTGAGTGTGAACAGACCTGTATATCCAATCTTGCATTCACAGCGATAACTGTTGTTCAGTTGGACGCAGGTGTGTGTACCGTGGGCATTGCAAGGGTTAGACAAGCACTCGTTTACATCCCCCTCGCATCGCTCACCCACGAACCCTGGTGCGCACACGCATCCAAAACCACCTACACGGTCCACACACATGCCGCCATTGAAGCAGCGAGGCTCCAGAGTCACACGGTCAATGAGAGGAGAGCAGTCATCCTCATTAACCTCGCAGTGTAGCCCTAACAGATAAAGAAGAAATCGTCGtaggttagtgtgtgtgtgattcgggtgaagcatgtgtgtgtgtgtgtgtgtgtatgtgcatgcttGCATGTTTACCTCGTGTTCCTCGCGGGCAGGAGCATTTGTATGTGTTGATGAGATCAATGCAGGTGCCTCCATTTTGGCAGGGCTGAGAGACACACTCATTCAGTTCTTCGGAGCAGTTCCTGCCATAGAAGCCAGGTACacactgaaagagagagagaacacttAATTCACTGTAAAATAATTCACTTTAGTTTATGTTCAAATCTGTTAAGCATTATTTTGGTATGTATGAATAGTTATGTATCTATGGTGTCTCCATGTCAATACAAAACGAGTATAAAGAGAGCATGACTGTATATCTGTGTATGGACTACAcctgtttgactttttttcttttcatggacaaatcatcaccgaccctgcactgacaccaattgcaggctcactctaccctggaagggtgtccctctctgtctcactccttctcaaggtctcttgctttttttctctctctccgaacgttttttagtggagtttttccaaAAGGGTGAAGTGTGAGGaatgtcaactgtagggcctgtcaaagcccattaagatatactgtatgtgtttatgggctatataagaattaaatgttgttgttgtatgggtagaagtagcctagtgggtaacacactttcctatgaaccagaagagtcacagattcaaaccccacttactaccattgtgtccctgagtaagacaattaaccgtgagtgtctccagggggactgtccctgtaacaactgactgTAATTCACTCtgataaatttaaatgtatatctgtggatgtttttttgtatgtgtgtacataCCTCACAGCTGTAGCCTCCCAGGTGGTCGGTGCAGGTTGCCCCATTGAGGCAGGGGTTGGGCTCACACTCATTGGCATCAAGCTGGCAGTAGCTCCCTGTGAAGCCAGCAGCACAGCGACACATGTGTGTGTTCCCCATATCCACGCACTCACCAGCACGTCCACACAGAGCTGACACATCCACCCCTggaaaaaatgaacacagattTGACAGATTTAGTAACTAAGCACATCCACATACCCTGATACTGTTGTGCACAGGCGGTTACTTACCTTGTTGCCTGGCGGCCACCTCACAGCTCACTGTGGGTACATCACAATAGATGCCCGTCCACCCACTTACACACTGACACCTGAATGACACGCCCTCCTGCCAACACACACCTCCGTTTCTGCAGGGAGAGGTGTCACACCAGCGTACCACACTCTGCCAAAAAGACATATAACCCTAGGTCAGTAAATGTAGAATTAGAAGTTAAAACAATAATCTGCACAACAAACTGTAATTAAGAATGTAATATATTATTGCTTATGGTTCAATTATATGAATATGAACTGTTATGCCGGTTTAATTTGTTGGTAACCCACTCTACACTACAGCACCAGATATCACCAGACACCTAATGCAGGTGTGAAAGTTGgacgcttgtgtgtgtgtacatgcatacCTGGCAGTTCTTCCCGGTGTACCCATAGGGAcaggtgcaggtgtgtgtgccaTAGTGGTTGTGGCAGGTGCCCCCATTCAGACATGGATGGGTATCACACTCATTGAGGTCATGCTGGCAGTAGGTGCCAGTGAAGCCAGATGCACATGTGCATGTAAATGCTCCAATCCCATCCACACATGTTCCTCCGTTCAAACAGGAGCTGCGGAAAACAatcaaaaagtaatcaaatttaaatgactgtgtgcatgtctgtgtgaatgCACAAGGAAAAGTGTCATATATTTATGTTTCTGtataatgtgttttgtgtttgtgtgtttataccTGTCAGTGCAGTCAGGGATGTTGATTTCACAGTTAATTCCACTGTAACCATGGGGACAAGCGCAGGTGTAGCTATTGACACAGTCTGTGCAGTTCCCCCCATTTCGGCAGGGGGCGCTCTCACACTCATCAACATCCACCTCACACACCCGACCAGCGAAGCccggcaaacacacacacacaaagccattcACACGGTCTGAACACAGACCCCCGTTACTGCATGGATCtgtcacagagagaaagagagagaggaaatggCTCAACTGATCACTGTTCACTCACAAATTCATGCCCAAACATACAAAAACTTGACTTACTGGGACTGCAATCATTAATGTCGATCTCACAGTGTGTTCCTGAGAATCCAGGGCGACACACGCACTGAAAGTCGCCGGGGGTGTTTACACAGTCCGCTCCATTCACACAGGGTGACCTCACACACTCGTTCACATCCACCTCACACCTCTGACCTGAGACAGTAAGAGAGAGAGTATCAACACACACGCTCCCTCAGCTAACACATTAACCTGTTGCACACagtcaaacacactcacacacacttaccctgCCATCCTGAAGGACAGAGACAAGAGAAGCTGTGGTAGTCCTCTGACTCCTGACACACTCCTCCATTCACACAGGGCTGCTTTGCGCATGGAGCCAGTCGCGTCTCACACAGCTCGCCTGAAATATGCATgtacgcgcgcacacacacacacatacaggttaGCTGACATTGGCCAGACACACAGATAAATGAATGCATGAGTGTCAGCATGGtgcatgaaagtgtgtgtgtgcatgtgttgagCGTGTACCAGTATATGGCAGGGGACAGGTGCATTTGAATCCAGCAACTCCATCCATGCAGATGCCCTGATTGAGGCAGGGACTGGGCGCACACTCGTTAATGTTTGTCTGGCAGTTGCGACCTagacgcacacaaacacacaacatataAGAGTTCCTTTCATGCAACATTGCAGCCTCAGAGATGGGTATgcatgtgtgaaaaagtgtgtaAAACTTACCGCTGAAGCCCGGCTGACAGCTGCAGATATAGCCGTTGGCCAGACCCTTACACACTCCTCCGTTGATGCACGGTCTTGACAAGCACTCGTTCACCTTAATATCACAGCCCCGTCCAGTCCAACccggttcacacacacactcataactgagaaagagaaagagactgaaTATACTATGAAAGGCTACAATAATGTACTTTATAAAACTATATCCAAATATCCAAAGGaataattcataaatattttcAATAATTTCTTAGTGTATGAATAATAATCAGAAAGAGTGATGTTTACTTTTTCACATACATAGTAAGTACAAATGAtttgttaataaactgtttatagGAGAACTTTTATCTAACCTGTTGTGCTTTTCCAGGCAGTTTCCATGGACACAGGGGTTACTGGCGCACAAGGTGGGTAGAGAGCGTGTGAGGCAGTTTGGGGGGTTGAAGTGCAGCGGACACACACATGTGTAAACATTTACACCATCGATGCACGTGCCACCATTGTGGCACgggtttatcacacagtcatcCACGTTGATGCTACAGAGAGTTCCTGAAACAAACAAGCAGAATTTGAATGGACTTGTATCACCCTGGTCCTGTCTGcatttcacaaaaacaaatgtaaacatttgctGGTCTCATTCCTCATTTCAGCACAATACAGCTTGTTGGTCAAAACAATTACAGGTCTAGACACCCTGAGGCAGCATAGGATAAAAGGTTCATACGTTTAAGGTACTCAACAGTATTGTGGTAAAACTGTGGTATGGTAAACTATGACTTTGTGGGAcgatccagtagttacagggacagcatcccccctggaacaacttaaggttaagtgtcttgctcagggacacaatggtagtaagcgggatttgaacccgggtcttctggttcataggcgagttacAACTAAGTAACCAGGCATCAGGCATTCTGAGATAaaatctacaaacacacacaaaaccatgtTTT contains:
- the notch1a gene encoding neurogenic locus notch homolog protein 1, with the translated sequence MKRFWLKVALLLAALTEAEGLRCSLPTETCLNGGECVPTANGDGECKCPPDFVGTRCQFPSPCSPSPCRNGGACHALSHGNTVDFTCVCRPGYSDRLCLTPLNHACLSAPCKNGGSCHLHTLTHYTCSCPPGWTGKTCDQADACASNPCANGGVCRASSSVFICSCPSGFTGPTCRQDVNECDAQPGVCENGGVCVNEVGSFHCRCAPTFTGAHCQAPLLPCSPAPCLNGGTCTQTGHTTYQCSCPTGFLGVHCEENIDDCSQHACQNGGVCIDGVNTYTCKCDKHWTGQYCTEDVDECELSPGLCLNGGTCHNTYGGFHCVCVNGWSGERCSDNIDDCASAACYHGATCHDRVASFFCECPPGRTGLLCHLDDACISNPCQKGSNCDTNPVNGKAICTCPSGYSGSACSQDIDECSLGANPCEHGGRCLNTKGSFQCQCLQGYEGPRCEMDVNECASNPCQNDATCLDQIGGFHCICMPGYEGVFCQTDTDECASSPCLNNGMCIDKINSFHCECPKGFSGSLCHLDIDECASTPCQNGAKCIDGANSFTCQCTEGYTGRLCDVEVDECVSSPCHYGTCRDGLASFTCVCRRGYTGRLCENNINECVSQPCQNGGVCQDRENGYVCSCPHGITGVNCEVNEDDCKSRPCEHGKCIDKTDGFECVCDPGYTGTLCSINVDDCVINPCHNGGTCIDGVNVYTCVCPLHFNPPNCLTRSLPTLCASNPCVHGNCLEKHNSYECVCEPGWTGRGCDIKVNECLSRPCINGGVCKGLANGYICSCQPGFSGRNCQTNINECAPSPCLNQGICMDGVAGFKCTCPLPYTGELCETRLAPCAKQPCVNGGVCQESEDYHSFSCLCPSGWQGQRCEVDVNECVRSPCVNGADCVNTPGDFQCVCRPGFSGTHCEIDINDCSPNPCSNGGLCSDRVNGFVCVCLPGFAGRVCEVDVDECESAPCRNGGNCTDCVNSYTCACPHGYSGINCEINIPDCTDSSCLNGGTCVDGIGAFTCTCASGFTGTYCQHDLNECDTHPCLNGGTCHNHYGTHTCTCPYGYTGKNCQSVVRWCDTSPCRNGGVCWQEGVSFRCQCVSGWTGIYCDVPTVSCEVAARQQGVDVSALCGRAGECVDMGNTHMCRCAAGFTGSYCQLDANECEPNPCLNGATCTDHLGGYSCECVPGFYGRNCSEELNECVSQPCQNGGTCIDLINTYKCSCPRGTRGLHCEVNEDDCSPLIDRVTLEPRCFNGGMCVDRVGGFGCVCAPGFVGERCEGDVNECLSNPCNAHGTHTCVQLNNSYRCECKIGYTGQHCESVLDGCLSQPCKNGGTCSVASNTPKNYICTCPQGFSGFSCEHGSSVCGCVNGGVCVWESSGPRCVCPPGFGGRECQTAISRTYSRSPCHPNPCYNGGTCQPSSDATQYECVCPDRFNGLRCHILDHAFRGGLGRDITPPPGEEPSCELAECKGRGGNGLCDWPCNTHACGWDGGDCSLNFEDPWHACVSALQCWRYFNNGVCDTQCANAPCLYDGFDCQHEEGQCNPQYDQYCSDHYGDGSCDEGCNSAGCEWDGLDCAGEVPSRPAVGVLVLVVHLPPQQLRNHSSTFLRELSRVLRTNIVFRRDASGEPLIFPYYGTEQELSAHSNAHTHLLERVRRSLLSLVRPRTRRELDPMEIKGSIVYLEIDNRVCYQQSGDCFHSAEDVAAFLGALASSGNLNVPYIIEAVTSEADAPRSKEMYPLFLALLGLAVLALAAVGVVLSRKRKRAHGQLWFPEGFKATEQKKARREPVGEDSVGLRPLKNSDSSLMDEQLNEWCEEDKRYRWTQQHLDAADLRTMSMAPTPPQIEMDNDCIDINARGPDGFTPLMIASCSGGGVEVEQIEPEGEEPTSDVITDFLHSGADLHNQTERTGETALHLAARYARADAAKRLLESRADANVPDHTGRTPLHTAIAADALGVFQILLRNRATDLDARMNDGTTPLILAARLAVEGMVEELLHCHANTNATDNTGKSALHWAAAVNNVEAAVALLKNGANKDLQNNKEETPLFLAAREGSFEVARVLLEHGADRDLADHLDRHPCDVAQERMHHDITRLLQEHASGPTSPPIRKPHRSGGKEGAAKKKRSGQEAASMAVSPSQSESPHPYSPPMITSPYQLSPSIALNHLQGVADAHHPFDSTPPRLSHLPVVGVGGVQSTGPCDWLTQLQQAGFANRIPQVIGFPPLQNSHVPGSQSLTQQPRPILPHQSSSSGVVDSAQHKFLGGDTAGIMLTSTVPTAIQTIFSHDAQLMATPTQFLTPPSQHSYSSAIENMQQHHMQPVPDHPFLTPSPGSPDQWSSSSPHSNVSDWSEGILSPPTNLQMSHIPEAFK